The Prevotella sp. E2-28 genome includes the window TGGGGGTGAATAGTCCCGAGAGCAACATGATGCTCACTACAAAGAACCACATCACGAACATGGCCTGCTGCATGGTGTCGGAGTAGTTGGACACGATGAGTCCGAACGACGAGAAGAACAGCGCCAGCAACATGGCAAGCACGTAGATGAGCCACACGGGACCAGCAGGCGTGATGCCATAGACGAGCCACGCCAGCAGCAAGCACACGGTGATGACAAACAGCGCGATGAGCCAGTAAGGAATGAGTTTGGCAAGGATGAACGACCACTTGGAGACGGGTGTGACATTGATCTGTTCGATGGTGCTAGCCTCTTTTTCGCCGACGATGTTAAGTGTGGGCAGGAAGCCCGTCATCAGCATCATCACAATGGCAAAGAGGGCCGGAATCATGAAGAGTTTGTAGTTCTGGCCCTTGTTGTACAAATTGAGAATTGACAATTGAGAATTGACAATTTGCTGACGCGATGTGACGATCTGTGAGAGATAGGCGCTGCCCATTGAGCCCTTGGTGCCGTTGACAGCATTGGCAGCGATGAGATACTTACCATCACGAATCTCGAGGATAACGTCGACCCTACCCTTCTCGATGTCCTTTATCGCCTCAGCGTATGTAGCCTTCTGTCCACCGAAGATAAAGTAGTTGGAGGCAGCAATCTGCTGTACCAATCGCTGAGACTCCACAGTGTGGTCAATGTCCACCACATCCACCACGATGTTCTTCACCTCCATCTGCATCACCCACGGCATCACACACATAATGATGATGGGAAAAGCTACGATGAGTCGCGGCAAAAACGCATTACGACGTATCTGCAGGAACTCTTTTTGTATGAGATACTTTATCATAGTTAAGAATTAAGAGTTAAGAGTTAATATCACTCCAGGCGCTGCTTGAACTTCTTCAGCGCAATGGCGAGCAGCACCACCGTCATAACTGCCAGCACAGCTACCTCGTGAGCCACTTCGCCAATGCCCACGCCCATAATCATCAACTTGCGCATAGTCTCGATATAATAGCGTGGCGGCACGATAGCCGATATCCATTGCAGGATAGTTGGCATCGATTCAACAGGAAACAGCATGCCCGACAGCATCACCACAGGCATCAACAGCACCATAGCTGACAGCAGCAGGGCCACAAGTTGCGTCTGTGCCACGTTGGAAATGAGCAGTCCCAGCGAGAGCGCCAGCAGAATATAGAGGGTACTCACAGCCAGAATCCAGAACAGCGAACCAGCTAGCGGTACTCCCAACACGAAACGTGCCATCAACAAGATGGTGATGAGGATGCCAAAGGCCAGTATCAGATAAGGCACTGCCTTAGCGATGATTACCATCAAGGGGCGCACGGGTGATACCAACAGCACCTCCATCGTACCTTTCTCTTTCTCACGGACAATCGAAATCGAGGTCATCATGGCACAGATGAGCATCAACAACATACCCATGATGGCAGGCACGAAATTATAAGCCGACTTCATCTGAGGGTTGTATAACAGTTGAGAATTGATAATTGACAATTGAGAATTAGGTGCAGCTATGGTTTGCAGAGCATAGGTAGTCCATTGCTGTGCCATATTAGGATCGCTACCATCAACCATGATCTGCATGCCACGATTCTGTACAAACACCAGCGCCATATCGGCCTTCTGACTGCGGATGAGTTGTTCGGCTTCCCGTGGGGTGTTCACTGTCTGCGTGATGACAAAATATTCCGATTGTGCCAGTCGTTCTACGGCCTGCTGCGTACGGGGCGACATCTCTGACGTGACTACCACCGTGCGCACATTCTTCACATCGGTGGTGATGGCAAAGCCGAAGAGCAGCATCATCACCACAGGCATGCCGAAGAGTATCAGCATCGTACGCTTGTCGCGCAGAATATGCTTGGTTTCCTTGATTACAAATGCTATAAACTGTTTCATACACTTAATCGTTTGAACGAGTGGCCTGGCGGGCCAGATAGGTAAACACGTGATCCATATCGGGTTGGTGGAAACGTTGTTTCAGTTCGTCTGGTGTACCCAGTGCACTGATCTTGCCGTCCACCATGATTGAGATGCGGTCACAATACTCCGCCTCGTCCATATAATGGGTGGTCACAAAGACCGTGATGCCACGATGGGCTGCGTCGTAGATGAGCTCCCAGAACTGGCGACGTGTAGCGGGATCGACACCACCTGTGGGTTCGTCAAGGAACACCACACCCGGGTCGTGGAATATCGAGACTGAGAAGGCCAACTTCTGCTTCCAACCTAAGGGCAACGAACCCACCAAGTCATCGCGATGGTCTTCAAACTTCAACTGCCGCAGCACCTCGTCCATCTTACGCTTCACCTCGTCGGGTTTCATGCCGTAGATACCAGCAAAGAGACGAATATTCTCGGCAACAGTCAAGTCTTCGTAGAGCGAGAACCGCTGCGACATATAACCGATATGCTTCTTTATCTGCTCATATTCCGTGCGGATGTCAAAGCCTACCACCCTACCCGTTCCGCTGGTGGGCTGGTTCAGGCCTGTCAGCATGTGCATAGCCGTCGTCTTGCCGGCACCGTTGGCACCCAGGAATCCGAATATCTCGCCCCTCTTAACGCTGAATGAAATATCGTCGACGGCATGGAAATCACCAAAGGCTTTAACCAAGTGTTCCACCTCGATGACATTTTCCAACTCTTCACTCTTCACTCTTAACTCTTCACTTTTATCGATGCCTGACGGATTGAAGATACTGGCAAACTGGGTGAGAATATCATCGGGAGTACCGATGCCGCGCACCTTACCCTGATCCAGAAAAGCGACACGCTCACAGCAGCGCACTTCATCAAGATAAGGCGTTGAAGCCAAGATAGCTATTCCCCGTTCCTTCAACAAGAGCAGCATCTCCCATAACTCCTTGCGGCTCACTGGATCGACACCCGTGGTGGGCTCGTCGAGGAAGAGTACACTCGGCTGGTGTACCAATGCACACGAGAGCGCCAGCTTCTGCTTCATACCTCCCGAAAGAGCCCCTGCCTTACGGTCTTTGAAGCGTTCTATCTGCGAGTAGATGGCTTTGATGGAGTCGTAGCCTTCGTCAACAGTGGTGCCGAAAAGCGTGGCAAAGAAGTTCAAGTTCTCCTCGATAGTGAGATCCTGATAGAGCGAGAACTTGCCTGGCATATAGCCAACCCTACTACGCACCTCACGCATCTGCTTCACCACGTCGTAGCCATCTACTGCCGCCGTACCTGCATCGGGCAGTAATAGCGAACAGAGAATGCGAAACATCGATGTCTTGCCGGCACCATCAGGGCCAATCAGTCCGAACACCTCGCCCTGGCCGACAGCAAACGACACATCGCTGAGTGCCTGTACCTTGCCGTACGATTTACTGATGTTCTTTACCTCTATTGCGTTCATAGCTTCAGTTCGCCATACATACCAATCTTCACGAAACCG containing:
- a CDS encoding ABC transporter permease; translated protein: MIKYLIQKEFLQIRRNAFLPRLIVAFPIIIMCVMPWVMQMEVKNIVVDVVDIDHTVESQRLVQQIAASNYFIFGGQKATYAEAIKDIEKGRVDVILEIRDGKYLIAANAVNGTKGSMGSAYLSQIVTSRQQIVNSQLSILNLYNKGQNYKLFMIPALFAIVMMLMTGFLPTLNIVGEKEASTIEQINVTPVSKWSFILAKLIPYWLIALFVITVCLLLAWLVYGITPAGPVWLIYVLAMLLALFFSSFGLIVSNYSDTMQQAMFVMWFFVVSIMLLSGLFTPTRSMPQWAYLTTYINPMHYFIDAIRTVFIRGGGLHETAHQVLALAGIGTLMGCWAVQSYKKNS
- a CDS encoding ABC transporter permease, giving the protein MKQFIAFVIKETKHILRDKRTMLILFGMPVVMMLLFGFAITTDVKNVRTVVVTSEMSPRTQQAVERLAQSEYFVITQTVNTPREAEQLIRSQKADMALVFVQNRGMQIMVDGSDPNMAQQWTTYALQTIAAPNSQLSIINSQLLYNPQMKSAYNFVPAIMGMLLMLICAMMTSISIVREKEKGTMEVLLVSPVRPLMVIIAKAVPYLILAFGILITILLMARFVLGVPLAGSLFWILAVSTLYILLALSLGLLISNVAQTQLVALLLSAMVLLMPVVMLSGMLFPVESMPTILQWISAIVPPRYYIETMRKLMIMGVGIGEVAHEVAVLAVMTVVLLAIALKKFKQRLE
- a CDS encoding ATP-binding cassette domain-containing protein; amino-acid sequence: MNAIEVKNISKSYGKVQALSDVSFAVGQGEVFGLIGPDGAGKTSMFRILCSLLLPDAGTAAVDGYDVVKQMREVRSRVGYMPGKFSLYQDLTIEENLNFFATLFGTTVDEGYDSIKAIYSQIERFKDRKAGALSGGMKQKLALSCALVHQPSVLFLDEPTTGVDPVSRKELWEMLLLLKERGIAILASTPYLDEVRCCERVAFLDQGKVRGIGTPDDILTQFASIFNPSGIDKSEELRVKSEELENVIEVEHLVKAFGDFHAVDDISFSVKRGEIFGFLGANGAGKTTAMHMLTGLNQPTSGTGRVVGFDIRTEYEQIKKHIGYMSQRFSLYEDLTVAENIRLFAGIYGMKPDEVKRKMDEVLRQLKFEDHRDDLVGSLPLGWKQKLAFSVSIFHDPGVVFLDEPTGGVDPATRRQFWELIYDAAHRGITVFVTTHYMDEAEYCDRISIMVDGKISALGTPDELKQRFHQPDMDHVFTYLARQATRSND